Proteins encoded together in one Luteimonas fraxinea window:
- a CDS encoding Wadjet anti-phage system protein JetD domain-containing protein, giving the protein MQLGRVWDKKWLLWLSGEGAWPLTVSLGPPSQREALSDWARFVAWRDGWLDSGATLSIVSRAWPSLGGAQSLPAHASFETPEALAAFLGPGRLTAWRRGQARLAAWQAHWPDSRASGRALRWLIDASEGDVARMQALVGWLRENPEADLFVRQVPVVGIDTKWTERNGAVSLELLKSLFGADEAGASAFRQDRPRVRLRFLDPRLRDAVGGLDDISAPIASISALKLPVRCAVVVENLQTFLAFDDIPGVALFFGQGFGARGLSRISWLSDLPILYWGDIDTAGFEILSAVRSELPHAASFGMDEATLTANRALCVPDPKQRRAELLRLTEAECATYQSLLGGGEFAGLRLEQERLAWSEQWPLIVQAASLHCDSAAIGRYECKGA; this is encoded by the coding sequence GTGCAGCTGGGGCGGGTGTGGGATAAAAAGTGGCTCCTGTGGCTCTCGGGCGAGGGCGCGTGGCCACTGACGGTCTCTCTCGGGCCGCCCTCGCAGCGTGAGGCACTTTCAGACTGGGCGCGCTTTGTGGCGTGGCGAGACGGGTGGCTGGACAGTGGTGCGACGCTGTCTATCGTCAGCCGGGCGTGGCCGAGTCTTGGCGGCGCGCAGTCGCTGCCAGCGCACGCATCGTTCGAGACGCCCGAGGCGCTTGCGGCGTTTCTTGGGCCCGGGCGATTGACTGCATGGCGAAGGGGCCAGGCGCGCCTCGCGGCTTGGCAGGCGCATTGGCCTGACAGCCGGGCGAGCGGGCGGGCCCTGCGATGGCTGATTGACGCGAGTGAAGGAGACGTAGCGCGAATGCAGGCGCTCGTTGGCTGGCTCAGGGAAAACCCCGAGGCTGATCTCTTCGTTCGGCAGGTGCCTGTGGTGGGCATCGACACCAAATGGACTGAACGGAATGGCGCGGTCTCACTTGAGCTACTGAAGAGCCTCTTCGGCGCGGATGAAGCAGGCGCTAGCGCGTTTAGGCAGGACCGCCCGCGCGTTCGACTGCGCTTTCTCGATCCGCGCTTGCGCGACGCAGTGGGAGGTCTCGACGACATATCCGCGCCGATCGCGTCGATCAGTGCGCTCAAGCTCCCCGTGCGATGCGCAGTTGTCGTGGAGAACCTCCAAACCTTTTTGGCGTTTGACGATATTCCCGGTGTCGCGCTCTTTTTCGGACAGGGATTTGGTGCGCGCGGCCTGTCGCGGATTTCGTGGCTGAGTGATCTGCCAATCCTCTACTGGGGCGACATCGACACAGCGGGATTTGAGATCCTTAGCGCTGTTCGAAGCGAACTGCCGCACGCCGCATCTTTTGGGATGGATGAAGCGACGCTCACGGCCAATCGCGCGCTTTGCGTGCCCGACCCCAAGCAGCGACGCGCCGAACTCCTGCGTCTTACCGAGGCGGAGTGTGCGACCTATCAGAGTCTACTCGGCGGTGGGGAGTTTGCAGGCTTGCGGCTCGAGCAGGAGCGGCTGGCGTGGTCAGAGCAGTGGCCCCTCATTGTGCAGGCAGCGTCCCTTCACTGCGACAGCGCGGCTATCGGGCGTTATGAGTGCAAGGGGGCCTGA